A region from the Molothrus aeneus isolate 106 chromosome 17, BPBGC_Maene_1.0, whole genome shotgun sequence genome encodes:
- the BHLHE23 gene encoding class E basic helix-loop-helix protein 23, protein MAELKSLGSEAYLALAPGYGPSAFAYGAVRGGAEGPRGAYPGGGGADFHAGAMGKSAESSGEQSGDEEDGFEAGVKGGAGFEREGKLKGGALGKKPKEQRSLRLSINARERRRMHDLNDALDGLRSVIPYAHSPSVRKLSKIATLLLAKNYILMQAQALEEMRRLVAYLNQGQALSAPLPATLNPFGQSPVYPFGGAAVPGCPEKCTAFTGAASALCKHCNDKP, encoded by the coding sequence ATGGCTGAGCTCAAGTCTCTGGGCAGCGAGGCGTACCTGGCGCTGGCCCCGGGCTACGGGCCCTCGGCTTTCGCCTACGGGGCGGTGCGCGGGGGCGCCGAGGGCCCGCGGGGCGCCTaccccgggggcggcggggcggacTTCCACGCCGGGGCGATGGGCAAGTCCGCGGAGAGTAGCGGCGAGCAGAGCGGCGACGAGGAGGACGGCTTCGAGGCGGGCGTGAAGGGCGGCGCGGGCTTCGAGCGAGAGGGGAAGCTGAAGGGGGGAGCCCTGGGCAAGAAGCCCAAGGAGCAGCGCTCGCTGCGCCTCAGCATCAACgcgcgggagcggcggcggatGCACGACCTGAACGACGCGCTGGACGGGCTGCGCTCCGTCATCCCCTACGCCCACAGCCCCTCGGTGCGGAAACTCTCCAAAATCGCCACGCTGCTCCTGGCCAAGAACTACATCCTCATGCAGGCGCAGGCCCTGGAGGAGATGCGGCGGCTGGTGGCCTACCTGAACCAGGGCCAGGCGCTGAGCGCCCCGCTGCCCGCCACCCTCAACCCCTTCGGACAGTCGCCCGTGTACCCCTTCGGCGGCGCGGCCGTGCCCGGCTGCCCCGAGAAATGCACTGCCTTCACAGGAGCCGCCTCCGCCCTCTGCAAACACTGTAACGACAAGCCTTGA